Below is a genomic region from Henckelia pumila isolate YLH828 chromosome 3, ASM3356847v2, whole genome shotgun sequence.
TTGGTTGAGTCGGGTAGGTCAATCCACCAATTATTAGTTAAATTTGGCAGGTTGGAGCATACCGACTCATTTTATTGACTTTAGATGAGAACAACGGTCATGTTCTATGTAAACGAGCATTTCAAATACAAACAATATGTCAAATGCAAaacatttttaaataaaaaattagcaATTTCTACATGTAATAGATACAAATAATTTTTGTAGGTAGTATTGTTTGTATTGTCATAAAGACAacattaaatctcaaaatcgatGATATTCAATTaatgttaaaaatattcaattaatgttaaaaattgaatatatgtatatttttatttttttaaattgaataGAAGATTGTATGAATGATTTATTTAAACATATGAGTGTCCAAGCATATTTTGaaagttaaaatttatttttaaacttttgctGCGCCTTGGGCACGTTTGAGATTCgagatccaacagtggtatcagagccaagttCTCTATATCGTGCCAAAAACGCAACGaaagtttaaatttaattttgacgTTCAAAATTTTCTTGAACACTCGTATGATTTAAATAAATGTACGTAGGATGTTTCaaaaattttacctatcaatctaaATAGATTGATGGTGGCTCCAACTATTTCGAAACAATTTCGAAATTATCTTTTGTTGTAAATCCCTACgaacaatcaactggatttttcCTACTTTTTTCAAATCAAGTCCACGACCTATCAAAAGAGCTACACACTATTAACAATatatattcttttttttaaatgtgTTGGAACCCATAGTTGCTATCGGTACGTATGAGATAAACTTTCGAACTAATACAATAACATGCAAATTACGCTGGCCACATAAATCGGAGCAGACAAATTTTTTGCAACAAGTCCATATACTCGAACGACTTACCATCTATATTCTTATTGTGATTAACAAGCTTCGATATGCTGTTTTTAGAATATATTTTCTGTCGGGCGCATGGCTATGCATCATATGCCTCCAATTTGGCCCATTGCGCAGATCCCCTCCCCCAATATCGAAAAAAGGATGCCACTTGcggagtatatatatatatacttgcaTATCTGCGAAGCACTCGAtcgtatatataatatatattccgTTGTATGAATACATATATGATGTATTATGCTCAAAAACAAACACAAATAGTTGGGAAAACGATCAAGATTACAGCTTTCCGTTCAACAAATTGTTAACGGTCATTCGCATAGAAATTTTGGTGTATCTGACAATCCAAGAAAGAAGGCCAAGGATTTGCGACAGTTTTCCAAGATTTCGTGACGAAATCGAGTGGGAATCTGGGGATTGAATCCGGGAATTAGGGTTTTTAATCTGGTGAAGCATTAGTGGGTATGCAGTTGGACGGAGAGATTTCAGATTCATGCATCCGTGATGAGGAAGAAGAGGAGATTGGCGAAACACACGTGAATTCAGCCGGGCCCGACATTTCCTATTCCCCGCCTACTTCTCCATCATTATCGCCCTCGCCGAGCGTTGTGGTCGGCTGTGCTCTTActtcgaagaagaagaagagtttCTTGCAGCCGAAACTTATCCGTTTTTCCCGGTAACCATTTCAAGCTAAATCTAGAGTGCAATTGTGGTTTTCATACCGTAGTTTTTTGTGAAATGCGTGTTTTATGCTCTTTGATGTAATGTTTCAAATTAATTTGCACCTGTAGATGTCCGCCGcgtaaattattattttgtgtCGCTGAGATGGTTCATGCTCTAATGCATTAAAGATCCCTGCGCCTACAGACTTTGGTGTTTTTGTTTCTGGGAATTACACTCATTCTCATTCgagtttaattattttctcatTCCATTCTATTGTACACGGATGCATAGGGATGacaaatttttttaacttttttttttttcatgatttagCGTTCTACGATACTTGATCAAGTcgaagtttttttatttttctgaaaaaattaaaaagaattaaatCAAGTACGATTCTTGGTCAATATTTGTTTGACTTGTGCATTTACCTCAATGGTATTTGGAGGaagttgaaacttattattGGGTATATTCCATAATATATTCTCTTTAGGCTACAGCCTGTATTATTGCATGATATATTCCACAATATATGCCTTAACCCGCAGTCTTTAGTATTTTATGACTACATGGTGATCTTGCCGATGTCAATCCTGTTACTTTCCTTGTGCAAGTGGAATGCTTGTCCCTACCAACTTTGTTGCCATTGATGAGTATTTTCTTtggaaaaaattttattttcttcgtAAGTCGTTACGTAAGATCTTCTGAATTCAATGTTTCAGAGGAGTAAAAATTTCATGTTTCTTGTTTTTCTGCTTTACATCCACTTTCTTGTTTCTTCGGAGTAGCCCGGAAGGGAAtcattattactattattttgAGACGGGAAGGGAAGAAGGGCAGAATTTTTTGGATGGTGGTCGTTCATGGCATATGTTGGTCCGTGTGGTTGGAGAGGAATAGAAGATTTTCGAAAACATTGAAGAGTCGATTGACGAGTGCTAGGAAAAGATCAAAATTCGAATTTCTATTTGGATTGGGTCTCATGTAGAGTTTGAGAATGTCTCAATCTCAGATTTATTAAGGCATTGGGCTTTTGTCTATTGTTGAAATGAATAGGGTGATGACAAGATTTTTGTTGATTGCGGATCACTTGTCCGCCTATTGTACTCAATAGTTTTCccgtaattaatataatattgtttcttatataaaaaaaagtattttttgtATTTCTCAATCTTCAATTCATGCGACTCTGACTCCACTTTACACATAAATCCTTGGGGAATGCCCATGTGAAGGAAACCATATCATTGGCAGGATATATGATACATTAGGAACGATGTTCTTAGCACTTTGTTTCTCTCCTTGATACCTGGGAATTGCCTTGTTTTGGATTTGTCACTACTTTTAAATCTCTCATACTGGTGAAAGAAACAAAGCTATCTAATTTTGCAACCTTTTGTTATACTAGTCATGTGTTTTTAGCTGTTTTCATCTAAGTTCTATAACTCTATTCTTTTACATTGTCTGTCtgtttgcaaaatttattttgaggTTTTTGTGGCCTAAGCTTTCTTTATCGCTTTGTTTGTAAATATAATACTTCATGCAGAAGTAAGGGGATACAATATGTTTCCATCGACTTGAACAGGCCTTTATTGGAGCAAGGACCATTCGACATCATTTTACAAAAGGTAAGAGTTGAACTCTCTGTAAAGTGCTTGTAGATGTTTTGTAATCCCATTATGATTACAAGGGATCTGCAGCGTATTTTGATTGCTGTAACAAACAACGGCAGATCTTCCACTGCCAATCCCGTGGATTAAGTCTTATCAATGCACTTGTAATCTCTATGAATCAAAACAGTTAGTTTGTTTGTGCGGTTGTGCCAAAAAGGTGATATGCAGAGTTAGAAGTTAAAAAATGAATGATGGTTAAAAGCTGCTTGACCCATTAAACAAACATATGGTTTCAAATGTCCATTGTTGTACTAATCTTAgtcaacaaaaatcaaaatctctcaATACGAATTTATAGTTTCATATCTTATCACCAAGAGTTCTTTTCTTTTCATCTGTTTACCTCCTCGACTATCTAGCTCAGCGAACTCCGAAGACTCAGATTGTTGATTTGACATCTCTTCTTATTCACGCACTGCTTGCCACAGGCATCACCCTACCTGCGCTGGTTTTTAGCAATATTACCAAAATGTACGGGAGTTTACAGCTATTATCTGAGTCCAACTCCATGTTATTTGGCAGCTCACTGTTTACAATAGGAGAGCACAAAATCTCAATTTTGTCAAACTTTCAGCCGTCACAACTCTATTCGTTTCCTTTTCCTTACCATATAAGAATTAGATTCTGATTTTCCTCTGGAAGATGAAAATACAACTGTGTGATGACTGGAAATTGTAAGTTTTTTTATCTGCCTAATAAAATCTTGACCCTAAAATCCAACGGGAACACTATCTATGTGTATGAATTGGAGAATAAGTCACCATCTGTTAATTGGTTAAAACCTCTATTTGAATTTTATCATGATAAGACCGACAAGGAAGTAAAAATGTTTATTATCATATTAATTGTCAATTCATCATGCCTTCAGCAGGAATTCCTGTCAGACTGCCAGTAAAAGGTCTAGCTAATGAAAATCATGTTGTTTTCAGCCTCATTATTTTCCTGTTGCCGTTTctaaaagtttcaagtttaacATTTTCTTGATTGATTTTTCCCTTCTCTTTTAGTTAGCTGGAAAAGAGTGGTCTCAGTCTATTAAGGTTCGTGCTCTCAATCTTCATAGTGCTTTTACAAAAATTGTACGAAATGACAATTAATTCTTTCCGACGATGCTGTGGGATTTTGTTTCCAATATTTCTAATGCATGTCAAAATCTAGGTGTTCTCTTGCTAGATATGCAAGGGTTTGTGGTCTGAAGGTGGTAGGTTTGAAAGCTGTGATATGGGGCCTAAAACTCATTTGTGTCTAACATGAGTGGCAGTCTTTTTCCTCTCTTTATTATGGTTCACAAATCATAATCAGATAGTTGTGATTTGTGAATAGTTCCCTGATAATCATATAAGTGAGAATTTTAATTTGTGAGATCTTTATAACCTGTCCTTCTGTTGCTAGTAACCATGCCAAAAGTCTGATGTATTTTTGTTGTTTCTGTAGGTTCTTGCTTTGTTATAGTTGCTTGGTTGATGGGTCAATTTTGTTCAGCATTTGCattgataaattatttttgttgagttttttTATGGACTACTCTATTATAGATTGTCGAGTGTGTTTTTAGCTAGCCACAACTTGATATATTTGGTCTATTATTTATTAAGTAGTAATGCAGCTACTTCCTTAGTTGTAAATTTGTTTTTACAGTTggattaatataataattttgacTTCTTGAAAGGTGATTTCTGTAAAAATTAGAGTTCTAAAACTTGTTATTTTAGAGAATTAATGGAATGGAAAGAATTCACATATAATGCTACTATTCAGTAATTCACCGTTGTGGATGTGGGTTCCATAAATAAAATTATCATGGAaggtaagaaaatatttttcaatgtgTTAAAACGTAAAACAACTAAAGGAGTCTGTTGTGTGTGTTGGCTGAATTACTAGAATTCCCAACCATCTTTATGCTTAGAGTTTCAAGGAGTCGTCATTTTCCATCTCTAATATTAACGTGCTTTGAGGTAAGACTCCATGAATGGATTCTGCTAGGATATTTTTCTCCATGTTTGTTGAAATCGTCTTTGTGGTAACTGATTGACCAGAAATTTACGAGTAGAATGCAAATTTTTCTATTGGTTTAAAAGTGCGAAACACCCCTGAATACTAAATTAGCAATGCTGGATTCTTGCATGAGAAACATTGTGCCAAGTTCCAATGTTGAATGCTATCTCATCCCAGTGACTAAAAGTGATTTTTATCCTACTGAGACAGCCTCCTTTCAATGGCACTGatgtttagttttatttttaataaaggATTATCAGACGGAATATCCTGAGGTTATTATTCTGGATCCTCCTCAAGCCATAAAAAATGTTCACAACCGCCAATCAATGCTTGAAGAGGTCGCTGAACTGAAATTGCCTGATTGCTATGGTACTTTCATTTCTTTGGGGCTGTGTGACATATATTTCTCATCATGTTGGCAGTCCCacacccaaaaaaaaaagggaaaaactttaaaaatgttGCCTTTGTTCTTATCATGTGTGCTGTTAGTGTTGGTATTTTCTCTGAGATGACTTTTGATGTAATTTATTACCTTGTCACTTGCTACTTTTTCCTGTGAACTGCAATAGGAAAAGTTTGCATTCCAAAGCAATTGGTTGTTATAAAAGATACAGCTGCAATACCAGATGAAGTTACTAAAGCTGGATTAAGATTACCTCTAGGTATGTTAGCATTCTTCCGTTCTACCAGATGAAGTTCTTACCCAGTTCCCTCTAATTCTGGAAGGGGGTTTGCTTATGATTAGTAAAAGGACCTTGTATTGATTATAAAATGGATACTTGTATGGAAGCGGGTTTGGTTATGATTAGTAAAAGGACCTTGTATTGATTATACAAAATGGATACTTGTAGTGGCTGTGTATTACTGGCAGAGGCATTctgttttgaaattagatttttCAATTAAAGTGGTTAAAGATTTCTTCCCATAGAATGTGATGGTGGCCTAGTTTGAAATACTACAGTCCGATAATATGCAGtccaatagattagatttttcTTATAGTGTCACTTCATAAGTAAATTTTGTATTCTCAaccgaaattttattttttgacgtAAACTTTTCAAACACTATTTTTTCAGTAGTGAAACCTCTGTTTGTGGATGGAAGCGCTAAGTCGCATGAATTATTCCTTGCATATGATCAGTTGTCCCCCTCAGAACTGGAGCCTCCCATGGTTTTACAAGAGTTCATTAATCATGGTATGTGTGTTCCTTACTCCTTAGTTCGTCGCCATTATTTTCTGGTGTTGTCTGTGTGATTTATGAGCGTTTAATTGCTAAATGATAGGTGGCGTTCTCTTCAAAGTTTATGTCGTTGGCGAATCCGTAAAAGTTGTCCGGCGTTTCTCTCTGCCTGATATAACCAAATGCGACTTACCTAAAATTTCTGGTGTTTTCCGTTTCCCAAGAGTTTCCTGCGCTGCAGCTAGTGCAGATGAGGCTGATCTGGATCCTGCTGTTGCTGGTGAGTTTGAGTTCCCTTGCAGCAGTGATATATACCCTGGTGCAAATAGGACTTCTTTGGTACTTCAAAATATCTTAAGCCAGGTGGTATGTGCGTTGGGTGCTCAGTCACCAACCAAAGAAGTGAGGATACATTGGTTCACCGGGAAAATTTTACCATCACTATTTGAAATGATTTAAACACGATATGGACCATTCAAGTATGGATGCTCAAAAACTTCCATCTTTGGCCTTCTTTTAGATCATTCTTATCTTTTTTTAAATTCACTCCTTTTGTCAACAGAGTTGTACGAACCATAAGATCAATGTCAGCTACTGTTTTGCTCTCTTATTCATGTTGATTCAAAACGTGAAGTTTTATTTCATAGTAATTCATTGATTGATGTAGAACTTCCTCCGAGACCTTTGCTTGAGGGACTTGCAAGAGAACTTCGTAATCGACTGGTGAATATCTTTCcaagaaaattttaattttgtgcCAATTTATATGGCGTGCTCTGCTACTTTTGATGCTACGAAATACAAAGTGTCATTATCATTTATGTGTGATCCGTGTCATGTTGATGTTTAGGGCCTCCGGCTTTTTAATGTTGATATGATTCGGCAAAAGGGGACCAAAGATCTATATTACGTCATTGACATCAACTACTTCCCTGGTAAGTAATGATATTCGAGTTCATTTGATTTTTAAGTGCAAAATCATAAACGGTTATTCCAACCCTTGTAGCATGTTTGCTATATGAAGTGTATCATCTGAACTTGTACGCGATTTTCTTTTGCGAAAAATTACACTCACATCTACATTGGTTTTCCAAATTACATGATAACCAATAACCTGTCACAACAAATGTTTTGATATTCTAATTTTCTTCAGACGTGGGGGTGGTTTTGGTAGTTTATCAAGAGTGAGGGAATGGACACCCGTGTAGTGTACCTTTAATCTTTGAATGTATCTATCCTCTTTGAATGTATCTATCCTCTGATCCCGAGTCTCTAAATTAGATAACTTGAGCAGCCATTTCCTATTCTAGATTATTGACTTTCTTGTTTTAGGACTCTTACCGATTCAAGTACAAAACTGTTTCTTTCTCTACTCCTTTTTTGGATCATGAAAGTATGAACACGTGGATTGCTAACTTCTTCACATGTTAGCAGGATATGGGAAAATGCCGGAGTATGAACATATATTTACTGATTTTGTTCTTGGTCTggtgcaaaacaaacacaaacagAGAACTCCTGCAGCGTAGCATCGTGTTGCAtgtaaatctttgtacatccTTTTTGTTAGCAAGTTTTACTTGAGACTTTTGCTTACACCGGGTGTGCAAGTATAATGTGACGACGAGGTTAAATCTGAGGTACTCGTTACGCAACGCCCTGTATAGGCAATAATTTTCTAGTTTACGCTAACTGGACTTTAGCTAGTCATGAAATCAGTCCTCTGTAGTCATTGCTTGAATGAAGCGCGGTCAGGAATCTTCCAGTTTCtgattttttgttgttttccTCTCTAGTTTTTCGTGTATTAGCACATCTTTTGGTTAAATGGTTGATGTTGCAGCAAGTTTCAGCACTTTTAACATCTTCTGTTTTGTAGCATATTTTTGCTTTGGCTTCAAAAGAATCTCTATGTAGCGTATAATACTATTACTTATAaataagataaataaataaattagtcTCCACAATATTTTATTCCTGAGGTTTTGAGCCGTTCGAACGCACAAAGAATTCAAGAAATATTGCATGAAGCTTGTCACTGCGATCCTTTGTCGCTTCTTACGTATAAATTATAGTGATTTAGCCATTGAAATTATCGAAACAAACATAAATTTTTTCACATTTTCTTGGTTGAATGCATTATTAAAACACTTGAACATTCAAATTTTGAGCTTTTGCATGAAAACATAATATTACTCAATTCATCTAATTAGTC
It encodes:
- the LOC140886406 gene encoding inositol-tetrakisphosphate 1-kinase 4-like isoform X1 is translated as MQLDGEISDSCIRDEEEEEIGETHVNSAGPDISYSPPTSPSLSPSPSVVVGCALTSKKKKSFLQPKLIRFSRSKGIQYVSIDLNRPLLEQGPFDIILQKLAGKEWSQSIKDYQTEYPEVIILDPPQAIKNVHNRQSMLEEVAELKLPDCYGKVCIPKQLVVIKDTAAIPDEVTKAGLRLPLVVKPLFVDGSAKSHELFLAYDQLSPSELEPPMVLQEFINHGGVLFKVYVVGESVKVVRRFSLPDITKCDLPKISGVFRFPRVSCAAASADEADLDPAVAELPPRPLLEGLARELRNRLGLRLFNVDMIRQKGTKDLYYVIDINYFPGYGKMPEYEHIFTDFVLGLVQNKHKQRTPAA
- the LOC140886406 gene encoding inositol-tetrakisphosphate 1-kinase 4-like isoform X2; translation: MQLDGEISDSCIRDEEEEEIGETHVNSAGPDISYSPPTSPSLSPSPSVVVGCALTSKKKKSFLQPKLIRFSRSKGIQYVSIDLNRPLLEQGPFDIILQKLAGKEWSQSIKDYQTEYPEVIILDPPQAIKNVHNRQSMLEEVAELKLPDCYGKVCIPKQLVVIKDTAAIPDEVTKAGLRLPLVKPLFVDGSAKSHELFLAYDQLSPSELEPPMVLQEFINHGGVLFKVYVVGESVKVVRRFSLPDITKCDLPKISGVFRFPRVSCAAASADEADLDPAVAELPPRPLLEGLARELRNRLGLRLFNVDMIRQKGTKDLYYVIDINYFPGYGKMPEYEHIFTDFVLGLVQNKHKQRTPAA
- the LOC140886406 gene encoding inositol-tetrakisphosphate 1-kinase 4-like isoform X4, translated to MLEEVAELKLPDCYGKVCIPKQLVVIKDTAAIPDEVTKAGLRLPLVVKPLFVDGSAKSHELFLAYDQLSPSELEPPMVLQEFINHGGVLFKVYVVGESVKVVRRFSLPDITKCDLPKISGVFRFPRVSCAAASADEADLDPAVAELPPRPLLEGLARELRNRLGLRLFNVDMIRQKGTKDLYYVIDINYFPGYGKMPEYEHIFTDFVLGLVQNKHKQRTPAA
- the LOC140886406 gene encoding inositol-tetrakisphosphate 1-kinase 4-like isoform X3, with protein sequence MQLDGEISDSCIRDEEEEEIGETHVNSAGPDISYSPPTSPSLSPSPSVVVGCALTSKKKKSFLQPKLIRFSRSKGIQYVSIDLNRPLLEQGPFDIILQKDYQTEYPEVIILDPPQAIKNVHNRQSMLEEVAELKLPDCYGKVCIPKQLVVIKDTAAIPDEVTKAGLRLPLVVKPLFVDGSAKSHELFLAYDQLSPSELEPPMVLQEFINHGGVLFKVYVVGESVKVVRRFSLPDITKCDLPKISGVFRFPRVSCAAASADEADLDPAVAELPPRPLLEGLARELRNRLGLRLFNVDMIRQKGTKDLYYVIDINYFPGYGKMPEYEHIFTDFVLGLVQNKHKQRTPAA